The genomic window TTACTTTATTAAGCGATCGGAGCGGGAGGTTACTTTTTGTTTTTGCCCAAATGCCAATCTTCATATTGAAAAGCGATTGCCTAAAATAGAAATGTTTCTTCACAACGATTTCAACCTCACTCTAGGCACAGACAGCCTTGCTTCGAATGATAATTTATGCATCCTTTCGGAACTAAAGACCCTTCATGCGGCTTTTCCATCTCTCGAACTTACAGAAACTATCAAGTGGGCCACAATAAACGGTGCAAGATTCCTTGAGGTTGACGAAAACTTAGGGAGCCTGGAAAAAGGGAAAAAACCCGGACTAAACCTGATAACTAAAATGAATGGGTTGTCGCTGACTCCGGAATCAGAAGTAACGAAATTGGTTTAGGGAACTAGAGTTAAAAGTGAAGAGTGGAGAGTTGAAAGTTATATATGTGTACGTTAAGCTGGGGGTTGTTATATAAAGCTAATTACTGAAGTGTAATTGCCAAAAGCCAACTGCTCAACTGCCAAACCCAAAGCCAACAGCTGAGATATCACTATTTTAGTTAATTTTGCAATTATATTACCTGCAAGGTCTGCGGTCAATTCTTATAGTTTTACAACCATTAAAGAAGAAGTGTAGTAAAGTGAAGCATTTGAATATTACTATAAGCGGGAAAGTGCAAGGCGTTTCGTTCAGGGCTGCAACAAAAGCTATTGCGGATCAGCTTTCGATAAAAGGATTGATTATCAATCAACCGGACGGCACAGTTTATATAGAAGCTGAAGGTGATTCCTTTTCATTAAATTACATGATCGAATGGTGTAACGAAGGTCCCGATAAAGCGGTGATCGAAAAAGTCGAGGTGGTAGAGGGTGAGCTAAAAAACTATCGTAATTTTGAAGTGGTAAAGAGGATAGCAGGCTAAACAGCTGCATGCGAATAAATAACAATCGTTAAATTGTCAACTTTAAAGAAATTTGCCGGACAAACGGCGATCTACGGAATCAGTACCGTTATATCCAGATTTTTAAACTTTATTCTTACCCCTATATATGTCGGTCTATATCCGGCAAAGGTGTATGGGATACTCACAACTTTATTTAGCTGGGCTTCCATTCTTAACGCTATCCTATCCTTTGGCATGGAAACCACGTTTTTTAGATTTTTAAACAAACATGGCAATAAGCGAAAGGTATACAGCAACACTTTTTTTACTGTAGCCGTTGTGGCAGTGGCCTTTACAATAATAGCTCTCTTTGCATCACAGGGTATTGCGCGGTGGATGTACCGTGAAAATGTAGCCAGCCTGGAAGATTACAAGATATTTATAAAGCTTTTCATCTGGATACTTTGTATTGACGCGCTGTCTGTTATTCCTTTTGCGAAATTAAGGGCCGACGGTAGGCCAATAAAATATGCCACCATAAAGCTTATTAATATTTCGTGCTTTGTAGGGATAAACCTGTTCTTCCTTTTTATAGTACCGCTGGCCATTAAGAACGGATGGCCTCTCTCATCCTTCTTTGAGCAATGGTTCAGGCATGCATGGGTCGGGTATGTGTTTATTGCTAACCTGGTAGCAAGTATTGTCACACTGCTGCTGTTGTTGCCGGAACTGCTTCAGCTGACTTTTGACATCGACACCAGGCTTATCAGTGAAATGTTCCTATACAGCTTTCCGGTACTTATTGCTAATCTGTCATTCATAATTAATGAGAATTCTGACAAGCTTTTTCTGGAAAAATTACTACCCGGCGATGTCGCCAGTACGCAGGTGGGTATATACGGCGCCTGCAGCAAAATCGCCATCTTCCTCAGTATTTTTATACAGGCATTCAGACTTGGAGCCGAACCCTTTTTCTTCAGCTACGCTAAAAACCGCAATGCTGGTGAAACGTATGCCAAAATAATGCATTACTTTATAATAGCCATCTCACTGATCTTTGTTGCCCTTGTAGCCAATATAGACCTGTTAAAATATTTCATTCGTTCGCATGATCCTGATCAGCGCATTTTATATTGGTCGGGATTACAGGTAGTACCGGTATTGCTGTTTGGCTATGTAAGCCTGGGCATTTACATGAACTTATCTATCTGGTACAAGCTTTCTGATCAAACGAGATACGGTTTATATATTTCGGGTATCGGAGCGATACTGACCATTGTTCTCAACGTTATTTTCATTCCGAAGTACAGCTATATTGCTTCGGCATGGATTTCGCTTTTCACCTACTTCACCATGATGGTACTGTCGTACATCCTGGGACAAAAGAATTATCCTATACCATATAATTTAAAAAAAGCGTTGCTATATCTTATATTAGCCATACTGACGGTAGTGTTATCCTTCAACGTATTTCAGAGGAACATCATCGCAGGAAACGTTCTTCTGGTGATTTTTGCTGCAATAGCATTTTTTAAAGAGCGAAAGGAACTTTTGCAAATTATGGGGAAAGGCAATGAACGTAGTTAACACAACGCACACCCATCTAAAATAACACATGAATATTAAAGTAATTAATCGTTCGGACAACCCAATGCCTGCATACGAAACGATACATGCAGCAGGAATGGATATCAGGGCTTCTGTAAATGAGGAAGTTTGTATTAAGCCATTTCAACGGGTGCTCATTCCCACTGGTTTATACATCGAATTGCCCGAGGGTTACGAAGCACAGATACGACCACGCAGTGGTTTAGCGTTAAAAAATGGAATCACTGTACTCAACTCGCCGGGAACTATCGACGCAGATTATAGGGGTGAGGTAAAAATCCTCCTGATAAATTTGTCAGATACGGATTTCATGGTACAGAACGGCGACCGGATTGCGCAGATGATCATAGCCAAACATGAACAGGCAGAATGGGTACAGGCTGAAATTTTAAATGAAACAACCAGAGGTACTGGCGGTTATGGACATACAGGAGTTTAAAAATGTTTAAAAGAATTCTTATTTTATTATTGCTGCCAATTTCTGTCACCGTTATGGGGCAGGAGAATAAGGTCGTTACTGTAACCGGAGGTGCATTAACCCAGGTTGACAGCAGCAATGTTAAAAAGAATTTTTATTCAGCACTTCAGAAAAAAACAACCGGAAACATCGAGCAGGCGGCTGATTTATTTCTGAATGTTATAGAAACGGAGCCTCACAATGATGCCGCTCTTTATGAGCTCGGGGCTTTATATCATGCTCAAAATAAAGAAACCGAAGCTGAAGACTTTGCCCTTAGGGCTGTTACTGTAAATTCCGAAAACAAATGGTACTGGCTTCTTCTTTCGGACATTTATAAGAAAAACTCGGACGTAAAAAAACTGGTACCCGTGTTTGACGAACTTATAAGACTCGAACCCGAAAAGGAAAACTACTATTTCGATAAAGCCAACGCTTTATCCTTGCTTAATAAAAGTACCGAAGCCGAAGCCGTTTATCAGGAAATAGAAACCCGGTTTGGACCGTCGGCTGTATTGGATGAGGAACGTAAAAGGTTATCGCTTAAAAAAGAGGACCCTTCAACTGCTATCACGAGACTGGAAAAATCGATAAAGAAAGAGCCAAAAGATATAAATAACTATCTCACTCTCGCTGAACTTTATATTAAAACGGGGAAGCCCGGAAAAGCCCATGATTTGTTAAAGAAGGCGCAGAAGGAAGATCCGGACAACTCTTTCGTTCATCTTCTGCTTTCGGATGTTTACCAGTCTGAGGGAAAAACAGCGGAAGCATTCTCAGAAATAAAGAGAGCTTTTGCAGACAATCATTTACCGATAGACATAAAAGTACAAATAATCCTTTCCTATTTTAATCGCATTAAGGACCCTGCAGTACTTTCGGGCGTTACAGAGCTTGCATTAATTACCACTGAGGCTCATCCCGACGATGCAAAAGCACATGCCCTTTATGGAGATGTGTTATTTCAGGGACAAAAACTTGAGGAAGCCAAACAATCTTATAAGAAAGCGCTGACACTCAACAGGAACGTTTATCTCATATGGGCCCAGTTGCTACAGCTTGAGACTGCGCAGAACAAATTTAAAGAAGTGATTGATGATGGAGAGAGTGCAATAGCTTTGTTCCCTAATGAGCCTGACCTCTATTTCTTTTCGGCCACAGCCTATGCACAGAGTAATAATCACGAAAAGGCAGTTGCTTATTTAAAGAACGCCTTAAACCTGAACCCCAAAAAATGGATACAAGAATCGGATATTTATTCAAGCCTTGGAAATTCCTTACACAGCTTAAAGAAATATAAAGAATCGGACGAAGCCTTTGAAAAGTCACTACAGCTAAATCCCGACAATGTCTACACTTTAAACAATTATGCCTATTATTTATCGTTAAGAGGAGAAGGGCTCGATAAGGCTGCAGAAATGTCGCTCCGGTCAAATGAGCTCAAGCCTGATAACGCATCCTTTGAAGACACTTATGCCTGGGTATTATTTATGCAAAAGAAATATGCCGAAGCGCGGATATGGATAGAAAAAGCTATAAAGAACAATAGTAGTAGCGGTATTCAATACGAACATTATGGGGATATTTTGTTCCACCTGGGAGAAAAGGATTTCGCCGTAGAGCAATGGGAAAAGGCAAAAGGTAAAGGCATCAAATCAGTAACCCTTGAAAAAAAGATCAATGAGAAAAAGTTTTTTGAATAAAATAATCATCATCGCAGGAATTGTTGTGGTATTCGGCTGTAAGGCCAGAAAGGAAGCAGCCCCTATCCCTTCGCCAAAGGAGACTGTAAGCTCAGCTAAACCAGTGTCGGCAACCGAAACAGTATTGAAGAATATTTCAACGGGTCAGTTCGACTTTAAAACTCTTTCTTTAAAAGCCAGGGCTGAATTGAGTATCGGAAACAATAACAACGATGTCGGCATGAATATCCGGATCCGAAAAGATGAAACAATCTGGGTGTCGATAACAGCTATTGCCGGACTGGAAGTCGCACGGGCGCTTATTACTCCCGACAGCATTAAGGTAATGAATCGTCTCGAGGGAATTTATACGGCAAAACCGTTTAGCTATATTTATCAATATGCAAACAGGCAAATTGACTTCAAGGCATTACAGGCCCTGCTCGTTGGGAATGCCATTCCAGGGACAGTGTCGGATCGCTCAGACGCCGAGATCCTGGGAAACCAGGTACGGCTAAGCGGCAACCTGTCGGGCATACTTTATAAGCTTACCTTCAATCCCGACAACAAACTTGTTGAGAACAACCTGAAAGATTCGGCCACTGGCAAGGAACTCTTAGCCGGGTACAGCAATTTTCAGGTTATTGCAGGAATGAAGGTCCCTTCCAGTGTCAGACTTAGCTCTGCGGCACAGAATAAGAGCGTTCTTATAGAGCTTAAATACAATTCTGTATCAATGAACGAGACTATTGAATTCCCTTTCAGTGTTCCCAAAAGATTTCAAGTAAACTAACCGGCGCGCCGGGCTGAATTGAGAATTCGGAAATCAGTTTTCGGTATTTTTATCTAAGTTTGTCTCCATGAGTTTGATTAGGCTATTTCTTTGTTTTGCATTCCTGATTATTGGCGGAAGCGTTTTTGCACAAAGCAGTTCGGAGCTTAAACGGCGCAAGGAGGCATTGACCAGAGAGATTGAGATGCTGAGGCGATCGCAGAGTAAGGTTGCCAGCAGCAAGCGTCTGTCGCTAAAACAAATTAATGCGCTCAATGCACAGATCAGATTAAGAGAAGAAAAGATCCGAACCATTAATTCAGAAATAAGGTTGCTCGACAATCAGATTTCAGAGAACACGAATACGGTTAGATCACTTCAGAGCCAGTTAAAAAAACTAAAGAAGGAATACGCTGCGATGGTGCTTTTCGCTTTTAGAAACCAGAGCGCCTACAGCAAACTGATGTTTATTTTTGCTTCAAAGGATTTCAACCAGGCTTATAAGCGGCTAAAATATCTTCAGCAATTCGGGGATTACAGGCAGAAACAGGCTCAGTATATTGAACAAACACAAAAATCACTTGGAGCCAAAATTGTAGAACTTGATCATAACAAACGGGAAAAAAGCACCTTGCTTAGCGATCAGCAAAATGAAAAGTCAACGCTGGGTAAAGAAAAGAACAATCAGTCGGTTCAGTTAAGCCGGTTAAGCAAACAGGAAAAGCAACTGAGACAGGAACTACTGCAAAAGCAAAAAGAAGTGGCGCGCCTAAACCGGGCTATCCAAAACGCCATCAATAAAGAAATTGAAGAAGAACGGCGAAGAGCTGAGGCTGCGGCCAAAGAAGCTGCAGAAAGAAGCGGAACAACGGCTAAACCTGTTGCGAGCGGATCGGGTGTTCTTGCAGCTACGCCTGAAGCAGCTCGTCTCTCCTCTGATTTCCTTAGTAACCGTGGACGACTGCCATGGCCTGTAAGTGTCGGGACTATTGTTGAACGCTTTGGAAATCACGGATATGGCGTAAACGTTACGGTTGAAAATAACGGCGTGGATATTAAAACCAGCGAAGGAGCTACCGTAAGGGCAGTATTTTCAGGGGAGGTTCGGTCTGTTTATAACATTGGAGGCCAATATGCAGTGCTTATCCGTCATGGTGAGTATTTTACAGTATACTCTAACTTACGGACAGTGAGCGTATCGAAAGGCCAGAAAGTAGCCGTGAAGCAATCCATAGGCACAGTAATTACCGACCCGGTAGATGGCACAACTCAGCTGCATTTTGAAGTGCGGAAGGGCGCGTTGCCGATGAATCCCGAAGGCTGGCTGGCGAATTGAGTTTATGGATATCCGATAAAATAATATTCAACCATTAGCGTTTTAAATACTTATATTTGTATTGATTAACTTAATAGCAAGTCGATGTTGGATTCAATATTGTTATTTCTGAATATGGGTGGACCGGAAATGATGGTGGTATTATTTGCCATCCTGTTGTTGTTCGGCGGCAAAAAGTTACCGGAGTTGGCCAGAGGTCTTGGAAAGGGTATGCGCGAATTCAAAGACGCATCAGAAGGTGTGAAACGTGAAATAAATCGCAATATCAACGCAGTAAATGACGATCTCAGTGTTGATCTTGATAGTAAGCCTTCAGAGGCCCAGAAAAACGAAACTGAACAATCACATATAAATTCATAAATATGTTAAATAGCATTTTACTTATAGCAGGGTTAGGAGCTCCTGAAATCATTATTATTCTCGTTGTTATCCTGCTATTATTTGGGGGACGTAAGATTCCGGAACTGATGCGCGGACTAGGACGCGGCGTGAAGGAATTTAAGGATGCCAAAGACGGTGATTCTTATAAAGAAGGCGATCGACGCGAGTAGTACTCTTCTGAAAACTAGTTTTTAAATAATCTATTAAGCCCCATACATTGCGATTTTGCACTGTATGGGGTTTTTCCATTTCACAGAAATATGTACCTTCACGGCATGGAACATCATTCGTCCCTAAGCGTTGTACAGGCAGGAATCAGAGAGGGTAAACTTAACTTAAGAAACCTTGCGGAAGAATACCTGCAAAGGATTGAGGAGCTAAAGCATTTAAATGCGTTTATTGAAGTATTTAATGATGAGGTACTGCAAAAAGCTTCTGAAATACAGGAAAAGATCCTTGCTGGTAAAGGTGGAAAGCTGGCTGGCTTAATTATAGGAATAAAGGATTTGATCTGCTATCGTCAGCATGGTGTTTCTGCCGGATCCCGAATACTTAAAGATTATGTTTCGGTATTTTCATCCACTGTCGTTGAACGCCTGTTAAAAGAAGATGCCATTATTATAGGAAGACTGAACTGCGACGAATTTGCCATGGGAGGATCGAACGAAAACTCCTGGTTCGGGCCAGTAAAAAACCATGCCGACAATACCAAGGTTTCTGGTGGTTCGTCGGGCGGCTCTGCAGTTGCTGTTCAGGCCGGTCTTTGCATGGCCGCATTAGGCACTGATACCGGCGGATCGGTACGTCAGCCAGCCTCTTTTTGTGGTGTTGTAGGCTTAAAACCTACCTATGGCCGCGTATCACGACATGGTATTGTGGCCTATGCGTCATCGTTCGACCAGGTGGGCCCACTGACCCACTCTGTTGAGGATGCGGCACTTATTCTGGAAGTTATCGCGGGGCACGACGACTACGACAGTACTTCTTCTACTTTACCGGTACCCGCCTATTCAAAGAATCTCAACTTTACTGGCAAAAAGCGAATTGCCTACCTTCCGGAGACCCTGCAAAGTGAGGGCCTGGATCCGGAGGTAAGGGCGCTGACTGAAGCGACTATACAGAAACTAAAAGACGAAGGACATATCGTTGAACCTGTTTCATTTCCGTATCTGGATTATGTAGTGCCCACGTATTACATTATTACCATGGCAGAAGCTTCTTCAAACCTCGCACGGTACGACGGGGTACATTATGGCTATAGAAGTCCGAACGCCGTCGACCTTGAATCAACCTACAAAAAGTCGAGATCGGAGGGCTTTGGAGCAGAAGTTAAACGCCGCGTTATGCTGGGCGCTTTTGTTTTAAGCGCCGGCCATTACGATGCCTTTTACGGCAAAGCTCAGCGCGTGAGGCGACTTATACGTGAGAAGACAGAAGAAATTCTGAATGATTACGATTTTATCATATTACCTACCTCTCCCGGGCCAGCTTTTGGATTAGGTGAAAAAACAGATGATCCTGTAGTTATGTATCTGGCAGATATCTTCACGGTACAGGCGTCGCTTGCCGGAATTCCTGCGATCTCACTTCCATTAGGCAATAATACCCAGGATCTGCCGTTAGGAATACAACTGATTGGAAAACGATTTGGCGAGCCGGAATTGCTGGCTTTTTCAAATTACCTTATAGATGTAACTAAAAATCAGTAATTTAGTATAAAAGGGGAAATCATTTTAACCTGCCTTCGGGCAAAAGAATTAGTATGATGAGAAAAACTACGGCCTCGGCCCTGTTTTTGCTCGCTGGGATGATCACAATATCGTTCTCATCGACAAGCATGGCAGCTACCGGCAGCAAACAGCTATCACAAACAACGGGAAACAATACTGACTCACTAAATTATAAACAATCCCTCCAAATTATTCAGAATAAAATTCCGCTTACGTATAATGAGTACGTTCAAAGGTTCATAGACAGCTATACCACTTCGCAAAAGGCGCGGTTTTCAAAAATGCTGGGACTTTCTAAATATTACTTCCCCATTTATGAAAAAGTATTCAAGGAACGGAATGTTCCTGAGGAATTAAAATATATTTCGGTAATTGAATCATCGCTTAATCCCGATGCCGTCTCGAGAGTGGGAGCAACCGGCCCATGGCAATTTATGTACGGGACTGGAAAAATCTACGGCCTGACAATAGATGATTGGGTAGATGAGCGTAAAGATCCTGTAAAGGCATGTAATGCCGCTGCCAGCTACTTCCTCGACTCTTACTTCTTGTATGACGACTGGCTTCTCGCTATTGCATCCTACAACTGCGGTCGAAATAATATAAAATGGGCGATAGCAAAGGCAGGCGGTAAAAAAGACTTTTGGGCCATACGGGAGTATCTTCCGGTAGAAACGCGCAATTATGTACCGGCGTTTATTGCTACGGCTTATGTAATGACTAATTACTGGAAGCACAATATTAATCCGTCGGAGCCTGATTTTAACATTAACACCGACGTTATTACAGTGAACGCCGCCGTTTCGCTAAAAGATATAGCCAGGGCTGCTAATATTAGTGAGGAAGAGCTAAGTATTCTGAATCCCTCTTTAAAAAAACCGATCATCAACGGCAGCGTAAAAGATCCCAAAAACCTCATTATCCCCGTTACGAAGCAACTTTCGTATAACACTTTATATGAAGTACTGAACGGTGCCTGGGATGGCAAAGCAAGCGTTATGAACGCTTCATATAGTGCTGAGGGGAGCCGTGGCGGACAAATAAGTCATAAAGTAAAACCCGGTGAAACAATTCTGGATGTCGCCAATCAATACGGCACAGAAGTCCAGGACATAAAAGTTTGGAACAATCTAAAGACATCTGCAGTTGTACCCGGACAGGTTATAAAAATATTATCCCCTAAGATCACTCCCTCTGTTGTGAAGAAAGAGAGCACTACCGGCAATGGTTACATTACTTATGAAGTAAAGCAGGGCGACACACTTTCCTCAATAGCGCAAAAGTTTGACGGAGCCACTGAAGAAGAGATCAGGGTGATCAATCAGCTCAAACATGCCTCAGCTGTTAAGCCGGGGATGATCCTCAAAATAATGGGAGGCTAATTTTACTGTACAGGCGTAATAGTAAGTTCTACCCTTCTGTTTTTTGCACGGCCTTCAGGAGTACGATTGTCGGCAATAGGCTTTGTATCGCCGTATCCGGTTGTACTTATACTGCTTTCCGTAAGACCATGGCTTACTAATGTTGCTTTTACAGATACGGCTCTTTTTTCGGAAAGCCATTTATTATACTCCGGGGTTCCAGTTTTATCAGAATGTCCTTCTATCACTATTTTAACGTCTCCCTGCTGCTTGATCACCTCAGCCAACTTCTTAATATCTGCCTTCGCCTTCTCTGTAAGATAGGATGAATTAGTCGGAAAAAGAATCTCTGAATCAAAAGTGACTTTTATACTCTGTTCAGATCTTACAACCTGGGTATTGGGAAGTTTATTACGATAGGCATCATACTGAACATCACTTGCAGGCTGCGAAGCAACTGAACTATCAGCGATATTTTTTTTGCTTTTGCATGAAAGCAGCACCGTACAAGTAACAAGCACTGCATAAAAGAAGGGTCTTATCATGAGTAAATTGTGTGTTAAAGATGACAGATACGGGTAAAGATATAAATTTTCGCGTTATTCGCTTCTGAAACCAAAGGTGTACGTAGAGCACCAGCGATTGTAATCTGCCTTTTCCGCCGGCGCTATGTTAATAACCTTTATCATCCAGTCGCCAGAGCGGTTAAGCTTAATATAAATCTTGCCGTCTTCGTCGCTGATGCTTTCAGACGGAAAAACAGTACCATTAAGTGTCTTGGTGTATACTTCGGCCCTGATCTTAGCTAAAGGTTTCCCTTTAAACAATATCTGCGCAGTCAAATCCTCTCCATATTTCAATTTATACGGGTTCTGAAGCAGCACAAGTTCCAGATCGTGTCCCGTTTTTTCACTATATTCATTACCCGAAGGCTTTGCTGCCATCAATAAGGTCTTCAAAGCGAATATGTTGTTTATACTCATCTCCTCTTTATCACTCACTTTTCCAGACAGCTCTGGAAACCCTTCATCTGATAGTTGCCTGATAACATCTTCTCTATCTATTTCAGATTCGGATAATTCCTTTTTTGCGGTCACCATACATAATCCAGAGTTGTTCAGCTGAACCGATAAATGGCTCTCGGCGTCCTTATTCGCAGAAAGAAGGTTTATGGGTTTTCCACCGGCATATAAAGATGCGTCAGCAAGCTGTGAGACAGGTAATTTCTTCGCTTTAACGGTGTCGAACCCTTTCCCGTAAAAAACTCCAACATCTGTCATCTGCCCCTTTTCAGGAAAAAATCCGCCAGGCATGAGGTAATAGCTTTGCGCATTAAGCAGATTAAACGAACATGTCAGTAACAACGAGCAGATCAGGTATTTCATATTATATTTTCTATCCTCAAACTTACAAAGTTTATCAGGCGCATAAAACTCAATCTAATATTATTTTAGTTAAAAAGCGTTAATATTTACACTAGAGTTATACTAAATTGAGCCAGAACGCACAGTATGAACTTTTTACTATACAGCGGTGTCCTGTTTTACAGGTAAAACCCGTCAGTCCGCCCCGCGCTTATTCGTGGCACGGAATTTATTTATCTAAGTAGATATTCTACGATATGAAAAAGACAGGAATAGTGCTGGGAGCCATTATAGCAATTATTCTCTTTATAATTTCATGTGATAAGCTCAAGTCGGACCACCCGCAGGCAAGTATCGAGATGCCTGGGGAGAAGACATTAAGTGCAACTGACATTCAGGCGTATGCCGATTCTGTGAATCTTCTTCTTCCGCAACTTGAAAAGCAGGAAAGCCTGGTCTATTCATTACGGGATTATTCATTTCAGGTAGCTAAATATACGGAGAACGGAAAACCACTTTTATTCGTCGAAAAGGGGAGAAATGGAGAGTCGGGAATTATTGAAAAGATGTTCTATATTAAGGACGGCAAGCTCCTCCTTTATTCTGAGATGAATAAAACAACACATTCAAATTCGGAGCCCATCACTCTCACTAATATTTATTTCAGGAATAATATTGCTTTTTATGCGGAACAAAAAAAGGCAAGTTCGGAAGCCACACTAAAAACTGCCGCCTTCAAAAAGGCTGAACCCCAACACAAAGAGTTGTACAGCGATCTCAAACACATGGAAGATGCGTTAAAGCAAAAAGGTAAATTCGATCTGGTATTTGATGGTATCACAGAATACCCCAAAGCACGGTATTTAATAATGAGCAAAAATGAGTATAACGCATATCGTGCAGTTATTCGTGTGATAAAAACTGACGACTTCATCCGCGAGCTATCAAGCAATCCTTCAAGATATACCGGCTCTAAGCTTGATATCGACTGGACGACGAATAACGATGATGAAATGGTTTACGTAAACGGCCGTATAAAACGGGATTAAGCCTGCAAAGGGTAAACTTCGGCCATTGGATTAAAAAGGTATAGTCTTCCGGTATGTATCTCGAGGCAACGGTAACGTTTCCTCAGAAGCGTTTCCTTCTGGAACGTTCTGCCGTCCTTTAACCTGAATACCGTCTTAAAGGGAAGGCTCTCTACAGTGCTCGAGGCACTTTCTTTGTCGTATTTTTTCAATGCTCTCAAAAGAGTAATATTACTACAGCTGGACGCGGAAGGATTTTCAAGATAGGATACGATAGCGAACCTGAGATCTTCAGGAAAAATGTGACTATCGAAGAACGGCTGCATCATCCTTTTAAAGTTCTTCTTCCATTCAGTACCATGCGGCTTCACCCGCCCCTGATGTTCCTTCCACGTTAAAAGATGAGCAAATTCATGCACTGTAGTGACAAGGAATGCATAGGGATTAAGATCATAATTAACTGATATGCGATGCCCCTCTCCCTTTTGCGGTGGCCTGTAATCACCAAATCTTGTATTTCTCGCCTTCGATATCTTAAAATCACATTTAAAATAGTCTATCCAACGCGAAATTAAGGGCGCCGCACCGTCCGGAAGATATTTTGAAAGAATCTTCACTTTATCCATAAAAAGCAGAATTACTTTAGAAGGTTAAAGACTATAAAGCTTGCAATATAAGCGAGGGCGGTCATATAAGCAAACTGAATAAGAGGCCATTTCCAGCTTTTTGTTTCCCGGTAAACCACAGCCAGAGTACTCATGCATTGCATGGCAAATGCATAAAAAATCATTAACGAAAAGGAGGAAGCAAGGGTAAATACGGGCAACCCTGTTTCAGGGTTTCTGGCCTGCCTCATCTTATCTGTCACCGACGAAATATGCGAATCATCATTATTTACACTATAAATTGTTGCCATGGTACCTACAAATACTTCGCGTGCAGCAAAAGAGGTTATAAGGGCGATGCCGATCTTCCAGTCATAACCAAGCGGCACTATGGCAGGTTCAATAGCTTTCCCTATTACACCGGCGAATGACGTCTCGAGCAGTTCTGAAGAACGATGCAGCTCGAGTTCATCCGGACTATACTTATTAATGTATTCAGCAGAACTATATTTCTTTTCGATGGCAGCATGTTTTCCCGGCGGACCATATGTTGCCAGTACCCACAGAACAATTGAGATGGCGATAATCACCTTTCCTGCCTCGACAACAAAGGTTTTAACCTTTTCATACATGGTAAGTAATACGTTATCCCAGCGCGGCAACCGATACACAGGGAGCTCCATAATAAAATAACCCTTCTCGCGCGCCCGCAACAGATATTTCATCACCCAGGCTACAAAAATGGCCGTT from Arcticibacter tournemirensis includes these protein-coding regions:
- a CDS encoding DUF4198 domain-containing protein produces the protein MKYLICSLLLTCSFNLLNAQSYYLMPGGFFPEKGQMTDVGVFYGKGFDTVKAKKLPVSQLADASLYAGGKPINLLSANKDAESHLSVQLNNSGLCMVTAKKELSESEIDREDVIRQLSDEGFPELSGKVSDKEEMSINNIFALKTLLMAAKPSGNEYSEKTGHDLELVLLQNPYKLKYGEDLTAQILFKGKPLAKIRAEVYTKTLNGTVFPSESISDEDGKIYIKLNRSGDWMIKVINIAPAEKADYNRWCSTYTFGFRSE
- a CDS encoding SprT-like domain-containing protein, whose amino-acid sequence is MDKVKILSKYLPDGAAPLISRWIDYFKCDFKISKARNTRFGDYRPPQKGEGHRISVNYDLNPYAFLVTTVHEFAHLLTWKEHQGRVKPHGTEWKKNFKRMMQPFFDSHIFPEDLRFAIVSYLENPSASSCSNITLLRALKKYDKESASSTVESLPFKTVFRLKDGRTFQKETLLRKRYRCLEIHTGRLYLFNPMAEVYPLQA